The Arachis hypogaea cultivar Tifrunner chromosome 14, arahy.Tifrunner.gnm2.J5K5, whole genome shotgun sequence DNA window catcactctcttcttgtagtgatgttgttttaagggcgagacttttcttcttgctttcttcacctttttgtctatttagcatagtcatttcataggtgagaagatttcctcgtagttgatcaaatgtaagttgatcatagagccttccttccacaatggcgttcactttggagttccattttggtgtaaggcttgtaagcaccttggtcacaatttgtttatcagtgtattttgtgccaagcatgcttaggttgttgaagatcttggagagtctttcaagagcttcctcaatgctctcttcatctttcattttaaaattttcccattcatgaaccaacataaatacctttgattctttaacgtggtcggttccttcgtaagtgatttggagtttatcccaaatctctttagcggtttcacatgtagagatcttcatataatcatgctcgttaagtgcacaatgaatgaagttgatggctttatcattcattgccactttcttccaatcatcgtcactatattcattttctcctttcggtacttgctttaagacggagacttctccttctttagcgcttgttgtctttgttggaatgtgatttccattctcaatcaccttccaaattctcacatcttgagaacggatccaaattctcatcttatttttccaataagagtaatttgttccgctaaaaagaggaggtctagcggttgagttaccttcactagtgttgttgttgttaaagcttgtgcttgccatgatcttttcccttaaacggttaagtctttcaaagggttaagctctgatgccacttgtagaacctatgcacaattactcaagagggggggtgaattgagtattgcaacaacaatgaatctttttgcgaaagttaaagacaatatacaaaagtgttattgtactagtatttttccaagagcttaactcaattgctaagcatttataaggagcttttactttccaatagacaccaactcaaataaattgatcaagcttttcaccaatcggacttaagctatttcttaagtacttacgaagctacttttcgatcacaatttatttgctcaaaggtaaaagacaataatatagaagagatgagtttggagagatgcaaacgctatttagagtggttcggcacaatccttgtcctacgtccactttctttctcaatcgctattgagaagttccactattgccaagcttcaaggtgctcgcgcaaaaccttttacaatccgagtccttagtttctaacacctcacggtatatgatcaccactcgtatactaacccactccacttagagatacctcctctaagatttgccttgagtacttagtatacttctttggtatcctcaccgactatagtgtttataactcttgactcaaccttggagatcacactccaatttacaaagtgttacaagaaaacaattctcaaagaattgttgagatgaaatgagtactctctagaagagtgtatgattacaagtttagcactattgaaccaattgatattgctctctcaaattgtgtattataacaccttaaaaatgtgtagaatgaaagaatatgaacaagatagtttgcaaatactcacgtatatgaaataaggctttaatccatctatttatagacttcccaaaccttagaaacgttggggagttaatgggatggagccgttttgttaaaactagtcgttttttatgtttttgaatcatttgcatcgatgcataacactttgcatcgatgcaaatgtgtctttgaagctgaaatttgaattttcagctaggttgcatcgatgcaaacatctttgcatcgatgcaacaagtcgttgcatgttttgcatcgatgcaagatgagtgtgcatcgatgcaaaccttaaagaatggcttaaaatctcttcaaaatgcttaggattgatctcaaacttgttggagtcaattcctatgcttttgtacctttgaaaacaggtttttaaaccatttggctagcatcgaattgcaagatgtgcatcaaaacattttgtgagtgtgtgttgagagatttagcaattggttcttaacaagaatttacctaagtcctaagacactatacttgtcttcaaatgttgtggacttgagtttcttgttgttgttgtgttgctttcaactcttcattcctcaacgttgaatgttggttgatctttcaatatgcttgttcattcaagttgtttgttggtttgtctttcatgtcgtttgttggtttgtcattcatcaaaacctacgaatacaaacttcgcatacaagcaacatgatttacagatACGTCTTGTTGGGTCTTATGCCAACCTCGTCATTATCCGTAATGACGtacttagcatgcatggtcaaCTTCCTGTACTCATGATAGTGGACAACTTTCTTAGCCGAACAAGGGTGAGAATGCCTCAATTCTAATCTAGACACAACCCAACTTTCCTTCTCCCTGTCCAACATGACATACATCCTTGCTCTGCATCTCGTGGCTGTAATTCTATTTGCCCGAGTTGCTGCCTTCACCTGAGACTCCCGATAATCTTTGATTCCTTCCACGTCTTGTCGAAATTCGTGTTTCTGATTTTAGTTACGAACCCAACTTTCTCTGTataatttgcataaaattttttgtGCCAGAGGCAACGAATCAAAACTCATTCCTATGACTGGGATTTTCTCTTCACTGATCCCACTATGATCCGGCAACTATAATGTCAATTCACAAAACCAAATGCAAATTAAAACTAGCATTAACACAGTAACTATAACGCGATgacaaataataacaaataattcaAACCTCGTGTCTCAAGTCCAACTCATCCTTTCTCATCACAATGACGTCAGTAATTTCGTCGGCCTTCAATTAAAGACACCGAAAAATTTTTTATCAACTTAAGATCATCACTATATAATGGGTCACTCcaataaaacatataaaaaaatagtgcAAACACACATGGGAGTCAAGTATACTTTATCGCAAGAAACATCTAATTAGCATGAATAATAAGCCTTCACATTACACATTGTCATTAAATTTCATACAATGCAGAACCAGCCTATCCAACATACTTTAGACCCTTCTTGAATAACAACTTCACCCACACTCAATTCTTCATTCCCTTCGTTTGAATTGATCATTGTGCTATTCGATCTACCTTCCGGGGTTGAGAACTCCATGGACGTTACTCTTTGCCAAAAGCTTTGAATCGCGACGGCAGCTTCTTTGTGCAGGAAATGCTATGCGTGATGGTCTTTGTGGGAGAACCACGATCACGAACGTCACGACCAATGGCGGCACGCACCGGGGAGAAGCGACGAGGGAGCCACGGGTTGAATGATTCGATGGAGAGGGTCAGTTAATTGATGAGAAGAAGAGTGAATTATTGCACCATTTTCAGGAAGAACTTGCACCACGATGAATCGTAGCACCGCTAATGGCATTAAGGACCGATGATTATCGATAAGGGAGCGCCGTGAGCATGCCTTGGATGGAGGAGGTTGGTGTCTTTGCTGTTTGGATGAGAGCTGAGATGCACCGCAGCCGTGGAGAGGGAGAGAAAGTGAAGACTCGAAACGTTGTGGGCTTTCAGCGTGATTCCCGTCGGGAGGTTCTCAACGTATCCCTTCAAACCTGATTTtggcattaaaaataattaataacaaatattttaaattataaatcaataaaattaattaagataattataaataattgagTTATTTAATTCTTGGCTGATTAGGAGTTGGTTcatatactttttctttatttattcttatattgTATTTCCACACTTTCAttgtttcatattttttaatgatCATTTCTCAATTCTTATATGGATAAGGAGTGTGGACTCACTTAGGTGTCTTAATGTCCATAAATGCATGCTTTTTGGTTCATTTAATATAGTTCTCCATGTGTGCTTATATGTGATCCTTACTACTAATGAAATCTATTTTGCTTTATTCTGTTACTAACAATGTGCTTCTAATTTTAGTAATTACTCTCATTTATTACTTACCATAATTGCCATCAATGCTATTTAGTTATTTATGTTGAAATGTTTCAACATTCAaccatatttatttaatatagcTCTCCATGTGTGATTCTATGCAGTAGGATTTTCACACTTCTTTATTTCACAATGGATTTAAGAATTGTATTTGATTCATGTCTTGCTGTATTACTTTGGTCCTATGCTTTTTACCAGCTAGTGTTAACAGATTTTGGCTTGGCTAAGGAATTCACTGAAAGCGCAAGGTCAAATTCTATGTGCAGAACATTAGAGTATATAGCTCTTGAAATCTTCATAGGGAGGGGTCATGATAAGGTAGCAGATTATTGGAGTGTGGAAATTTTGCTATTTGAAATGCTTACAGAAAAAGTTAGTATCTTTAGTGTGTTTCCATCATCTATTAGTAAGAAATACTGGTTACctaattatttctttttcataTCAATTTGTCTTGTTCCTTTCAGAATACACTGCGTAAGATAGAGCTTGAATTTCTTTGAACTTGATTTACTAACTTGATGATTATGCTAGAGGAAGTTCACTATTTTCAATCTTGGCAAAAAGAATTACTTTGAATTAATGACTAGGGAAATTAGAAGTTTTCATGCTAAGCCTGGATGGATTTTTATTTGTTTCTGCATCAACTAATAGAAATTAATATGAAATTTTATCTGAACAAGGGAAAGTGATGATATCTATATCGAATTGGGTTCATCtaagatgatgatgaatgatttctatttgttagtttaaaaattattgaatttaaatatttaaaattatatattaaatttttaatatttttttaaaaaaattaaaatttaagtttattgtcggtagttattaatttaattattaataaataatacattactatcaaattttttaaaaaatccacCAGTAAATTCAATGGTATCTAGTAACTTTTTTGTAGTggtcatattatttttattttatgtaaatttattttttaattttattcttaaagacTTTTATTCAACATggaatatttgtagaatgactagtagaAAACGGAAAAAGAAAAGTGTTCTTATATGGATACCTAGAGGGAGAGTTCGGTCTCTGGGAATCGACGCCGAGTTGTTATCTTCGGTGCCGACCTTTGAGCTTTGTGGTAACTTGAGCTTTACTTCAAGGATGTGTCCAATCGCGTAGAGCTTTGAGCAAGAAACAAGGagagagtgtacctgcaaaggcattCCGAAACTTAAGTCAGTATTGAAAATTCAATGTATCTTTTGGATAGGAGATCATACATTTTGTAGGTGAAAATGTACTAGTCGGTTATGCTTCTGCTTTATTGTCTGTATTGAAGAGCAATAATGTTAGGTTGGACGTTTCACTTTTTAGAAAGCAGTCCGTTAAGTTGAATTATAACGTAAGTTGCCGATTAATGACGTTAATTGTCGATTAGCAACTGTAACGCCGATTAATAATGTGGTGCCGATTAATAATGTAACGCCGATTAATAACGTAACGCCGAATTATGATGCGTTCTGCTGAGTTATGATTCATAATGCCGAGTTATGACTTGATATTTGTAACGGTCGATATTTGTACAATGTCAAGGTATTTAGAAAGTAAAGGGTCCTTTACTTGGTATAAGTTGTTTACCTGCTGGACGATGAGTAAGGAGTCGCAGTATACCTTAAGTTTGGTGATGTTTAGGTCGGCAGCGAGTCTAAGGCCGGCAATTAGGGATTCATACTCACTTTGGTTGTTGCTTgatttaaatgaaaaattgagGGAATATTCGATGATGTTGTCGTGGCTATCATCAAGTATGATACATGCTCCACATCCTTGTGGGTTGGAGGATCCATCAATGTATAAAGACCATTCGATGTAGTCTTCGGTTGTGTCTGCTACTGAGAACTCGACGATGAAGTCGGCCGAGAATTGGGACTTGATAGATGTTCAGCCTTCGTACTTGATATCAAATTCCAATATATCATCCGACCATTTTACTAGTTGGCCAGCCAGCTCAGGTTTCTGAAGGACTTGTCGTAAAGGATGATTTGTCTAAACATGGATTTCATGGCTCTGGAAATATGGTCGGAGTCTTCTGGCTGAGAAGACATGGGCTAGGGCCAGCTTCTCAATGCTCGGATATCGAAGCTCGGCATTCTGTAATGTTTTGCTGGTAAAATAGATCGGGAATTGTTTCTTTTCCCTTTCTGCAACAAGAGCAGAGCTTATAGCCCAGTTAGTGAtagataaatataagtataatggTTCCCCCTTGGAGGGGGGTTtgtaaaattggtgattttaaaagAGTTTCTTTGATAGTTGTGAATGCTTGTTCACATTCATCAGTCCATTGGaaagcttttttcttttttaaagttcAGAAAAAACATAAAGATTTAGAAGCTAGGTTGGATAAAAATCTAGAGAGTGCAACAAGTCTCCCTGTTAATCACTGGACTTCTTTGATGGTTTGTGGGCTTGTCATGTCTAAAATAGGTCGGCATTTTTCTAGATTTGCCTTGATGCCTCGGCTTGTGAgcatgaagccgaggaatttGCCGCTCTGGACGACGAATGCGCACTTCTTAGGATTTAACCGCATGTTGTATTTTCTTAGTTGAGCGAAGATTTCTGCGAGGTCGTCAAGGTGATTGTTGCCGATCTTTATCTTGGTGACCATGTCATCAACGTAGACCTCAAtgtttctgccgatctgtttggCGAAGACTTTGTCCATTAGACGTTGATATattgcacctgcattcttaaggccaaatggcatgactttataacaatagtttcCGTATTCAGTAATAAAGGCTGTCTTATTTTGATCGGATGGATGCATTTGGATCTGGTTATagccagaatatgcatccataaagctgAGTTTTTCATAACCAGAGGCGTTATCAACTAAGCAATCAATAGAGGGCAAAGGATAGGAATCTTTGGGgtatgctttgttgagatcggtgaaatcaacacacatgcgccatttaccgttaTATTTTTTCACCATGGTGACATTTGCCAGCCATGTTGTGAATCAAATTTCTTGGATGAAGCCCGCGTTGAGGAGCTTCTTGGTTTCTTCCAGGGAAGCTTGTTTTTGGTCATGGCCGAGGTTTCTCTTTTTCTGTGCTACTGGTCGGACAGATGGGTCTAATGCCAACTTGTGGGATATAATGGATGGATCGATGCCTGGCATATCAGCTGGGGTCCAAGCAAACAGGTCGGCATTTCGCTGTAAGAATGCTCGGAAGGACGATTTCTCTTCTGAGGATAATGTTGAGTCGACGTATGTGAATTTGTCCGTGCTCTCTGTGAAATGGATTTTATGCAGATCTTCTATTGGGGTTGGTCTTTCGAGGGTTCCTGCTCTAGGATCAAGATCGGCCAAAGCTGGTAGGTCATCCAGGCTGCCGATGTTGTGGACATGGGCTTTTGTGTTTGAGTTAGGTCTTTTGAGACTGTTGTTGTAGCATTCCCTGGCTTCTCGGGCATCACTGTGAACGGTTGCGATTGTGTTATCCTGCAAAGGGAACTTAAcacaaagatgaattgtagatacTATAGTGCCGAACCTATTTAAGAAAGGTCAGCCAAGTATTAAATTGTAAGGACTAAAACAGTCAACCACTAAGTATTGAATATCTGAAGTTTTTGACTAGGAAAACTCaccgagtgtggtttgtaaccacacagagCCCATAACCAGGACTCTCTCACTTGAGAAATCAACCAGGTCTCCAGTTGAAGGTTGGAGGATGTTACTGCTTAGTTTCATTTTCTGGAATGTGGAATAAAATAGAACGTCGGCAGTGCTTCCTGGGTCTAGTAACACCTTTTTTACTAGGAGATCTCTGAGCTGCAGGGAGATTACAACCGGATCGTCTAGATTTGCCACATTAGTGTTGTGGTCGGCTGTCTGGAATGTTATCTGCGGAAACTGTGGAAGTTTCTGTTGTTGAGTATGATTGGCTTCTATGGAAAGCATAGCTCGGTAAGATTGCTTTCTTGCTGAGCTTGTGGGTCAtccacctgcaaaacctccaAAAATACAGTTAATAATACG harbors:
- the LOC112742793 gene encoding uncharacterized protein, whose product is MLSIEANHTQQQKLPQFPQITFQTADHNTNVANLDDPVVISLQLRDLLVKKVLLDPGSTADVLFYSTFQKMKLSSNILQPSTGDLVDFSSERVLDNTIATVHSDAREARECYNNSLKRPNSNTKAHVHNIGSLDDLPALADLDPRAGTLERPTPIEDLHKIHFTESTDKFTYVDSTLSSEEKSSFRAFLQRNADLFAWTPADMPGIDPSIISHKLALDPSVRPVAQKKRNLGHDQKQASLEETKKLLNAGFIQEI